AGAGCTTATAGTTGCCTGATTTCTAGGTACTTTACAGCCTTGGAACAGTGACTCCACCTTGAGCAGCAGGCAGTTGGAGCCGAGAACAGAGACAGACGGCTCCAGCACTCCGCAAAGCAATGGAGGGATGCGCCTGCACGACTTTGTCTCCAAGACGGTAGGTCTGGGGTTGTTGCTGCTCTTGGGCATGTCTGACTTTTTAATTCTGGAAGTACCAGCAACAAATTTGGATTCTTCTGTGTTATCAAGCTAAAAGTCAaatttcctcctccttccagtCCCACTCTCCATGGGTAACTACTGGTTACAGAGGGTGTATATCTTTCCATTCTGTGACTAAtactaaattaaaacaaaaacactattcAGAAGCAGTTGTTTGTGCTTTTTAGTGACGTGTATTTATACTTCATGCTTGaatatagcactttttttttcagtggaggtaccggggattgaacccaggatcttgtgcatgctatgcacgtgctctgccactgagctattaccctcttCCCCAAATAGAGCACATTTTAACTTTGTCCCATTTGATTTCCTCATAAAAACCCAAGCAAACCGactgactgaggctcagaggagttaaCTGACTTGTTTGAGCCACAGGACAGTAAGTGGCAAAGTTAACATGGGGGCTTTCTGACTCCTTGTCAACAGATTCTTTCCACTACTACAGTGATCTCTTCCAGCTGGGTGCCCTTACACAAGCTGCTTAGCCTCTTTTTGCTTCTGTTCCCTTATCTTAAAGAATACAAGACCTTATTTTataggattattgtgagaattacacaAATAAATGTGTGTAATGGGATTAGAAAGTTGTTTGGCACATgctaagtgcttaataaatgctggtagatgatgatgataattgtCTAATTCATACCACTCCTGGTTTCATCCTCAGGTTATTAAGCCCGAATCTTGTGTTCCATGTGGAAAGCGAATAAAATTTGGCAAGCTGTCTCTGAAGTGTCGAGACTGTCGCGTGGTCTCTCATCCAGAATGTCGGGATCGCTGTCCCCTCCCCTGCATTCCTACCCTGATAGGAACACCTGTCAAGATCGGAGAGGTGCGCTGTGGGAGCTGTCATTGTGTTATGGCTACTTTAGCTTTTCAAAAGCTTaaggtcttttttttcctaaaattaataATTCCAAGTATATTTCTTCCCACAAATAATGAATAGAAATTACAAAATGTTAACTTGCAGCAGAATCCTGTTTGGGTTTGTCTGTTTAGTAATCTTTCTAAACCAAattcctcttccccttcttcccccttctccttccctttccttcttttcttcctttcttccttttcccttccctccccacccccctctgctttccccctctttttttccttccccatccCATCCAATTTTGTAAgatttcaaacatatacaaaagtagagagaGTACTATAACTAAACCCCTGGTTCCTGTCACTCAGCTTCCACAATTCCTAATTCATGACCAGTCTTGATTTATTAATAATAACCCCATCTCCTCTTGACCCTATTCAGtgaattattttgaagcaaattccagCCATCATATAATTTCATCTTTGAATATTCTTTCTCTTATGTTAGAGATATTCCATACTAAGCTATTAAGATtagattatttctaaaatttgattCAGTTcattaagaaattatttattgttataaGCAATGTTAGCaagaatcaaaacaaaatgaCTATGCTGCTACCCAGCCTCCAGCAAATCAAATGTTACTTTTCTTTAATCTTAAGAGTTCTTATCCATGCATATAATTTTTTACAAATTTTCTATAGTCTAATATAGAACCATGGAGTTCTCTCCTACAGATAGGTTTGTGTCACGATCAACTGTGAGTtgtgttaaataatttttcttactaaGAATAATTAAAGTGCAGAAAGGTTTCCTTTTTTAGAGTAATAAACTAGTTTATATTAAACTCCATAGCTGTAATCTCATTGCTTGCTGTTTGATGCCCTTGACTATATAAGAGGAACAGGGGCGGAGCTGTAGCTTGTGGTCTTATTACTTGTTCATGCAAGAGTGTGGTGGATGTGACTATAAATCAGTCCTGGTATGGAGGTAGGAAAAATAATTgagagtctctgttctaataTATGCGTTGggaagagaaatttaaaagtaaacatgATGTCCCAGCCTGAGTATTAGTATAGGGTGATTTTCTCATTGGTCTTCATTGCTGGTCTAAAtggtataaataattttaaactctcCCTTTTCAGGGAATGCTGGCAGATTATGTGTCCCAGACTTCTCCAATGATCCCTTCTATCGTTGTCCACTGTGTAAATGAGATTGAGCAGAGAGGGCTGACTGAGGTAAGAGTCCACCCTTGGAGAGAGTGAATTTGTTATTTGTGTCAATAATTAAGAGGTTTTTAACTGAAAGTGTCATCTTGATAATAGACAGGCCTGTATCGGATCTCAGGCTGTGACCGGACAGTGAAAGAGCTGAAAGAGAAATTCCTCAGAGTGAAAACCGTGCCCCTTCTCAGCAAAGTGGATGACATCCATGCTGTCTGTAGCCTCCTGAAAGACTTCCTTCGAAACCTCAAAGAACCCCTTCTGACCTTTCGGCTAAATAAGACCTTTATGGACGCAGCAGGTAAAGGCAGGTCTTAGTACTTGAATGTGACTCCCACGAGGGGCATGAATTTTCGACTCTTCTGTTTCCTGTTTATTCCCTGCCTGGTACAGTGCCTGAAATATAGCAGATGCtcaaatggatggatgaataactGTATCCATGTTCTCCTATCCTCTCCTGTCTAAATTGTGTAGAGCACtaatgggtttttttgttgttgctttttattgtatttttggtCAAGTTTTAGGTTGTCCTTTTGAACTTGGAGCTATCTTTGATTCCTTTACCTCACACCCTACATTTAATCCATCGGCAAATCTTGTCAGCAAAGGTCTTGTAAATAtatcttaaatttaaaatttctcacTCCTATTGCTACCAGTCTTGACCTCTCTTACCCTGGAGTGATGTAAGAACctactgattttcctatttctactCTTGCCCTCTTAAGGTATAATCTTCATACAGTAGCTCAAGTGGTTCTTTTACAATTTAAATTAGATGATGTCCCTTCTGTCTTCAGCCTCCTCCAATGGCTTCCTATAACTCTCAGAATAAGATCCACAGTCCTTAACAGGCCCAAAAGACCCCACATGACTTGGCTCCTGATTAGGTCTCCAACATCATTTCTTTCAGCATTCTCcccttccatccttcctctcttcctcccttccttcctctcttcctcccttcctccctccctccctcccttccgccctccctcccttcctcccttcacttcccttccctcccctccatctccttcccttccccctccttcccttcccccctgCCTCTCCAGTTACACTGGAATTCTTGCAATTCTTAGAGCATAACCAGACTTACTCCCAACTCAAGGCCATCACATTTGTGGTTGTCTCAGCCTGGAGTGGTGTTTGcatgattttctcctttatttcttttgggtttctttttggatATCCTGTCCTCAGGAGCACCTTTCCTGACCACCTTGTCTAAAATAACATCTTTCATTACTTTCTAGCTTCTTGCCTgccttattatttattatatatatcacTACCTGATAGATAACTTGCTTTTTGACTGACTTCTCCAGTTGTATGAGGCAAGGTCTTTTGTTTAGTTCTGCTTAATCCtgagcacttagaacagtgcctggcacatagtaggctctTAAACATGTTTCATGAACAAATACCTTCTGAATAATTGTAGTCACTGCAGTCTTATATCTGCCTTCCTGGAAACATGAGTTTCCAGCTGCTTTCCCTAACTGCAAGAGCCGGTTGTTAAAAAGTTCTGATTTCTAATATTGAGCTGTTGGCCAGTATCCTGCTTGTTAATGAAACTAGAATCTGATGCAGTCATGAACCTAATCAGAAGTTTCAGAAGCTTACTGTATAGATGAGACTTTGTGGTCGATAACTTGGAAGCCTGCTGTCAAGGGAAAAAAGTCTAGGCCTCTTGTTGCTTTCTTTCCATTTACAGAAGTCACAGATGAGGACAACAGCATAGCTGCCATGTACCAGGCTGTCGGTGAACTGCCCCAGGCCAACAGAGACACATTAGCTTTCCTCATGATTCACTTGCAGAGGTGAGTAGAGCGGAAATTTGTTGCTGGGAGTCAGAGAATTTGCCAGGGGGATGAGAATGGGGGTTGGGTGTTAGGGAGGGAATGCGAGGGGTAAATTGTTTTTCTATAGATCTTACTATTTTGGTCTGCTTTTGAGCAGAGGGACAAGTCTTCTAATTTAATGCTGTTTTACTTAGGGTGGCCCAGAGCCCAAACACTAAAATGGATGTTGCCAATCTGGCTAAAGTCTTTGGCCCCACGATAGTTGGCCATGCTGTGCCCAATCCAGATCCAGTGATAATGTTACAGGACATCAAGCGTCAACCCAAGGTAGGCAAGCATGTCTGTATATATACATGACTTTTGTCACATGATAACATGAGAGAACAGTGAGTAAGCCCTGAGCTTTGGAAGTTTGCTAACATATTTGGTGGCTTTTAGGTGGTAGAGCGCCTACTTTCACTACCCCTGGAATACTGGAGTCAGTTCATGATGGTGGAGCAAGAAAACATTGACCCCATGCATGTCATTGAAAACTCAAATGCCATTTCCACACCACAGACACCAGATGTTAAAGGTAAGGCTTAAGTCGTGCTTCTTAAAGGGCCTGACTCCCTCTCTGGTTTTTGGTTAGGTACCCTCTCCTTGCCTTTGCTAGAAGTGTTTAAAATGCAcattcttcaataaaattaattttgagaattctatcattaaagaaaaatttgtaCAGTTCtactttcctaatttttttctactttttcatattctgctTCTTTCTTTACCTATatggatatttttttaaaatataggtatAATAATTTGGATATAATTagttcttatttcacttagcgtattaTGAGAACTTTCTCTGTTACTATATGATCTTAGTTACCATGTTTCTGGTTGTAAACTATAGTTTACCTAAGTGTTCTATTAGGTATTGAtggtatttttcaatttttcacaaTTACACATAGCAATGCCATcaatattgtatgtatatacctttTTTCATCCCTGATGATAATTTCCCATGAGTGAGAATCATTGAATTAaaggttttaaacatttttatgtttcttgATATGTTTTACCAATGTGATTTTAAAGGCTTTTGCCAGTTTGTATTGCCACCAAAAATGTATGAGGCTGGTTTCATTCCAACTTCACTGGCATCGGAGACCTGTTCTTTCATTACTGCAAGTTCTTTTTTAAGGGAGCATATTGTTTTTTtctaacataggaaaaaaaaatcaaatgtatgtTGGATTTGAGAATGGCCAAATCAGAAAATGAATCTCAGCTATTCACTAGTTGCCTGTATGGTTCAAAAAATACACTGCCGTGTCACAAAATGGTGACAAAAATGATCTCTGGGACCTTGCTAGGTCTCTAACCTTAGCTCTTAAGTGTTTCACAGAATATTTGGCTTAAAACTGGCTGCCTACAAGagtgctttcttttttcctctcctttaaaTATATGTCTTAACTTTGATTGAAGTGAGTTTACTGGGCCCCGTGACCACTCCTGAGCATCAGCTCCTCAAGACTCCGTCATCCAGCTCCCTGTCACAGAGGGTCCGCTCCACCCTCACCAGGAACACTCCCAGGTATGTGGAATCGGGCTGCTGGGAAATAAAAAATGactgcttcctttctttctcatcaTGCTGAAGCttattgaaagaaaaattgaattaGATCTTAGCTAG
The Vicugna pacos chromosome 12, VicPac4, whole genome shotgun sequence DNA segment above includes these coding regions:
- the RACGAP1 gene encoding rac GTPase-activating protein 1 isoform X1; protein product: MDTTMLNLRNLFEQLVRRVEILSEGNELQFIQLAKDFEDFRKKWQRTDHELGKYKDLLMKAETERSALDVKLKHARNQVDVEIKRRQRAEADCEKLERQIQLIREMLMCDTSGSIQLSEEQKSALAFLNRGQPSSGNAGNKRLSTIDESGSILSDISFDKTDESLDWDSSLVKTFKLKKREKRRSSSRQFIDGPPGPIKKTRSIGSTVDQGNESIVAKTTVTVPNDGGPIEAVSTIETVPYWTRSRRKTGTLQPWNSDSTLSSRQLEPRTETDGSSTPQSNGGMRLHDFVSKTVIKPESCVPCGKRIKFGKLSLKCRDCRVVSHPECRDRCPLPCIPTLIGTPVKIGEGMLADYVSQTSPMIPSIVVHCVNEIEQRGLTETGLYRISGCDRTVKELKEKFLRVKTVPLLSKVDDIHAVCSLLKDFLRNLKEPLLTFRLNKTFMDAAEVTDEDNSIAAMYQAVGELPQANRDTLAFLMIHLQRVAQSPNTKMDVANLAKVFGPTIVGHAVPNPDPVIMLQDIKRQPKVVERLLSLPLEYWSQFMMVEQENIDPMHVIENSNAISTPQTPDVKVSLLGPVTTPEHQLLKTPSSSSLSQRVRSTLTRNTPRFGSKSKSATNLGRQGNFFASPMLK
- the RACGAP1 gene encoding rac GTPase-activating protein 1 isoform X2, encoding MDTTMLNLRNLFEQLVRRVEILSEGNELQFIQLAKDFEDFRKKWQRTDHELGKYKDLLMKAETERSALDVKLKHARNQVDVEIKRRQRAEADCEKLERQIQLIREMLMCDTSGSIQLSEEQKSALAFLNRGQPSSGNAGNKRLSTIDESGSILSDISFDKTDESLRSSSRQFIDGPPGPIKKTRSIGSTVDQGNESIVAKTTVTVPNDGGPIEAVSTIETVPYWTRSRRKTGTLQPWNSDSTLSSRQLEPRTETDGSSTPQSNGGMRLHDFVSKTVIKPESCVPCGKRIKFGKLSLKCRDCRVVSHPECRDRCPLPCIPTLIGTPVKIGEGMLADYVSQTSPMIPSIVVHCVNEIEQRGLTETGLYRISGCDRTVKELKEKFLRVKTVPLLSKVDDIHAVCSLLKDFLRNLKEPLLTFRLNKTFMDAAEVTDEDNSIAAMYQAVGELPQANRDTLAFLMIHLQRVAQSPNTKMDVANLAKVFGPTIVGHAVPNPDPVIMLQDIKRQPKVVERLLSLPLEYWSQFMMVEQENIDPMHVIENSNAISTPQTPDVKVSLLGPVTTPEHQLLKTPSSSSLSQRVRSTLTRNTPRFGSKSKSATNLGRQGNFFASPMLK